From Acidimicrobiia bacterium, a single genomic window includes:
- the truA gene encoding tRNA pseudouridine(38-40) synthase TruA yields the protein MAHGDRRRSRLPGHHGDLPWALRWFAALRSYRLDLAYDGTPFRGYATQPGVPTVQGALEEALFRHTGEVETSVAGRTDAGVHASAQVVGFATDVELDGQLVVRSLNRQLAPHIAVTSLAMLSAPFSARFDATWRSYDYLIVDGGPPDPFTAHFSWQIDHDLDEAAMNSAAGAFLGEHDFASLCRKADGRSSVRRVAEAEWTRTAPSRLRYHVAAGSFCHQMVRSMVAICVDVGRGKVAPADVAGMLSARDRGAARGVAPPHGLTLVGVGYAEEHGGPLVAALRW from the coding sequence GTGGCTCACGGTGATCGGCGCCGTAGCCGGTTACCTGGCCATCACGGCGATCTTCCGTGGGCTCTTCGCTGGTTTGCCGCTCTGAGGTCATATCGCCTCGACCTGGCCTACGACGGGACCCCGTTCCGGGGCTACGCCACGCAGCCGGGTGTACCCACCGTTCAGGGCGCCCTCGAGGAAGCGCTCTTCCGCCACACCGGCGAGGTCGAGACGTCGGTCGCCGGCAGGACCGACGCCGGAGTGCACGCCTCGGCCCAGGTGGTCGGATTCGCCACGGACGTCGAGCTCGACGGGCAATTGGTCGTGCGCTCGCTCAACCGCCAGTTGGCTCCCCACATCGCCGTCACGAGCCTGGCGATGCTGAGCGCGCCGTTCTCGGCACGATTCGATGCGACGTGGCGCTCGTACGACTACCTCATCGTCGACGGCGGGCCCCCGGATCCGTTCACGGCTCATTTCTCGTGGCAGATCGACCACGATCTCGACGAGGCTGCCATGAACTCGGCGGCCGGAGCCTTTCTCGGAGAGCACGACTTCGCGTCCCTGTGTCGCAAGGCGGACGGGCGGAGCAGCGTGCGCCGGGTCGCGGAAGCGGAATGGACCCGAACCGCACCTTCCAGGCTGCGGTACCACGTCGCGGCAGGCTCGTTCTGTCACCAGATGGTTCGGTCGATGGTCGCCATCTGCGTCGACGTCGGGAGGGGGAAGGTGGCGCCCGCGGACGTCGCCGGGATGCTCTCGGCAAGGGATCGAGGGGCGGCGAGAGGAGTGGCGCCGCCTCACGGACTCACGCTCGTCGGTGTCGGCTATGCCGAGGAGCACGGTGGGCCACTCGTGGCGGCCCTCCGGTGGTGA
- a CDS encoding YIP1 family protein: MQEVWPRLFQAVRLRRDAFVWMDFNDRATGDALLLVVGTRVLLFLGFSGVGAIGVSLGWLEALFGTILGGVIFWLWFSGLSHVIGRYVFEGGTTFAATMRISGFAYPTQLVQIAAAYFVSSLLAFLVAAVWFLAICAAGIHHTADLPNDKAWLTVIGAVAGYLAITAIFRGLFAGLPL; this comes from the coding sequence ATGCAGGAGGTTTGGCCCCGCCTCTTCCAGGCGGTTCGACTGAGGCGCGACGCCTTCGTCTGGATGGATTTCAACGACAGGGCAACCGGAGATGCGTTGCTCCTCGTCGTCGGTACGAGGGTGCTCCTCTTTCTCGGATTCAGCGGCGTCGGCGCCATCGGCGTCTCTCTGGGCTGGCTCGAGGCACTCTTCGGCACGATCCTCGGCGGGGTCATCTTCTGGTTGTGGTTCTCGGGCCTCAGCCACGTCATCGGGCGCTACGTGTTCGAGGGAGGAACGACGTTCGCGGCGACCATGCGCATCTCCGGGTTCGCCTATCCGACCCAGCTCGTCCAGATCGCGGCGGCCTACTTCGTGAGCTCCCTCCTCGCCTTCCTCGTCGCAGCCGTCTGGTTCCTGGCGATCTGCGCCGCCGGTATCCACCACACGGCCGATCTCCCGAACGACAAGGCGTGGCTCACGGTGATCGGCGCCGTAGCCGGTTACCTGGCCATCACGGCGATCTTCCGTGGGCTCTTCGCTGGTTTGCCGCTCTGA
- a CDS encoding NUDIX hydrolase: MAASGRPPISRRFELLGLLEAYAPSAAEQRAHAEMLDLISGPGDPFSKYRYEPGHFTVGCYVLSRDRSSVALVHHRRIGTWLEPGGHVDPDDPSVVAAGLRELREETGLASVVRLGEGLLDVDSHPIPSHRAEPHHRHLNLSFAFVAAGDETLQHDPAESHDARWQPVTQVAELTEDAAVRRAVGKLRRLAG; the protein is encoded by the coding sequence GTGGCAGCATCCGGGCGCCCTCCCATATCACGGCGATTCGAGTTGCTCGGCCTCCTCGAGGCGTACGCCCCATCAGCCGCCGAGCAGCGAGCCCACGCCGAGATGCTCGACCTGATCTCGGGGCCCGGCGACCCATTCTCGAAGTATCGCTACGAACCGGGTCATTTCACCGTGGGCTGCTACGTGCTCTCCCGTGATCGCTCGAGCGTCGCCCTCGTGCATCACCGCCGCATCGGGACGTGGCTCGAGCCCGGCGGCCACGTCGATCCGGATGACCCCTCGGTCGTCGCCGCCGGCCTGCGCGAGCTGCGTGAGGAAACGGGGCTGGCATCGGTCGTCCGGCTCGGCGAAGGGCTGCTCGACGTCGACTCGCATCCCATCCCATCCCATCGGGCCGAGCCTCACCACCGGCACCTCAACCTGAGCTTCGCCTTCGTCGCCGCGGGCGACGAGACGCTGCAACACGACCCTGCCGAGTCGCACGATGCCCGTTGGCAGCCCGTGACCCAGGTCGCCGAGCTGACCGAGGACGCCGCCGTACGCCGGGCGGTGGGCAAGCTTCGACGTCTCGCAGGCTGA